A stretch of the Vigna radiata var. radiata cultivar VC1973A chromosome 7, Vradiata_ver6, whole genome shotgun sequence genome encodes the following:
- the LOC106766711 gene encoding serine/threonine-protein phosphatase 6 regulatory ankyrin repeat subunit B codes for MLPSHFPLRWESTGDQWWYASPIDYAAANGLYDLVTELLHLDTNLLIKLTSLRRIRRLEAVWDDESKFEDVAKCRSKVARNLMLECEMGKGHNSLIRAGYGGWLLYTAASAGDADFVLELLGRDPLLVFGEGEYGVTDMLYAAARGKNCEVFKLLLHSALSRKESLAVSGEELEEKLDEGSKVFKRDVINRAIHAAARGGNLEILKQLLASVSVSQILSYRDAQGSTVLHAAAARGQIEVVRNLTESYNIVNSTDTQGNTALHIACYRGYLPVVEFLIGASPSLATLTNNYGDTFLHMAVVGFRSPGFCRLEKHIELMKQLTSEKIVSMKDIINVRNNEGRTALHVAVMHNIKCEVVELLMSVSSIDFNIRDTDGMTPLDHLRKQRSRSRSASSDFLIKHLISAGGNSNCTDYMTRKALVNHLRTHGIGASPGTSFRIPDSEILLYTGIENSCDTNYDEASVESNSWSSEINNYESPNSPCNSNNSSVNYGARRLKFLLQWHGIRDTKEAASELEDDVSENSFSSRKNLEELPIPLRQRYSKMCSLPNNKRTLSIRTYVPSASERKYFHAGLMQGVIKVKPQGPLPVHSTSGLFQELSISSHASNNKQNGVDIMRPSCSNGPMDGGGSLQLNYKLGSFNKKMMNRYFSFGAHGQALEDANSCTKSNRSSKNFSSLVA; via the exons ATGCTTCCCTCTCACTTTCCTCTTCGTTGGGAAAGCACTGGAGACCAATGGTGGTATGCGTCTCCCATTGATTATGCTGCTGCAAATGGGCTCTATGATTTGGTTACTGAGCTTCTCCACCTTGACACCAACCTCCTCATCAAGCTCACGTCCCTCCGCCGCATTCGCCGCCTCGAAGCCGTGTGGGACGATGAGTCTAAGTTTGAGGATGTTGCCAAGTGCCGCTCCAAGGTTGCTAGGAATCTCATGCTTGAGTGTGAGATGGGAAAAGGGCACAACTCTCTCATCCGCGCAGGCTATGGTGGATGGCTTCTCTACACTGCTGCCTCGGCTGGGGATGCTGACTTTGTTCTGGAGTTGTTGGGGAGAGACCCTTTGTTGGTGTTTGGTGAAGGAGAGTATGGTGTCACTGACATGCTGTATGCTGCAGCCAGGGGCAAGAACTGTGAGGTCTTCAAGCTCCTGCTTCATTCTGCTCTGTCAAGAAAGGAGAGTCTTGCTGTCAGTGGAGAAGAATTGGAAGAGAAATTGGATGAAGGGTCTAAGGTTTTCAAGAGGGATGTGATCAACAGGGCCATTCATGCTGCTGCCAGAGGAGGGAATTTGGAAATACTGAAACAGCTTCTAGCAAGTGTTTCTGTTTCTCAAATTTTGTCTTATAGAGATGCCCAAGGATCTACTGTCCTGCATGCAGCTGCTGCAAGAGGCCAGATTGAG GTTGTGAGAAATCTAACTGAATCCTATAATATTGTAAACTCAACTGATACTCAAGGAAATACAGCATTACATATAGCTTGTTACAGAGGTTACTTACCTGTGGTAGAGTTTCTGATTGGAGCATCTCCCTCATTAGCAACTTTAACCAATAACTATGGAGATACTTTTCTTCACATGGCAGTGGTTGGTTTCAGAAGCCCTGGTTTCTGTAGACTGGAGAAGCACATTGAGCTGATGAagcaattgacaagtgaaaagaTTGTGAGCATGAAGGACATCATCAATGTCAGGAACAATGAAGGAAGAACAGCTCTTCATGTTGCTGTGATGCATAACATCAAATGTGAAGTGGTGGAATTACTGATGTCTGTTTCATCAATTGATTTCAACATTCGTGACACTGATGGCATGACCCCTTTGGATCATCTTAGGAAACAAAGATCAAGATCAAGATCAGCATCTTCTGACTTTTTAATCAAGCACTTAATTTCAGCTGGAGGGAACTCCAATTGTACGGACTACATGACAAGAAAAGCTCTTGTTAACCATCTTAGGACTCATGGTATTGGAGCAAGTCCTGGAACATCATTTAGAATACCAGATTCTGAGATATTGTTGTACACAGGCATTGAGAATTCATGTGATACGAATTATGATGAGGCAAGTGTGGAATCAAATTCATGGTCAAGTGAAATAAACAATTATGAGTCACCCAATTCCCCATGCAACAGCAACAATAGTTCTGTTAATTATGGTGCAAGGCGTTTAAAGTTTCTGCTGCAGTGGCATGGGATAAGAGACACGAAAGAAGCAGCCTCGGAGTTAGAAGATGATGTTTCTGAGAATTCTTTTAGTTCAAGGAAAAACTTGGAGGAACTTCCCATCCCATTGAGGCAAAGATACTCAAAAATGTGTTCTCTTCCAAACAACAAAAGAACACTATCTATAAGGACTTATGTTCCAAGTGCTTCagagagaaaatattttcatgcaGGCCTAATGCAAGGAGTGATTAAGGTAAAGCCACAAGGCCCTCTACCTGTTCATTCAACTTCTGGTCTTTTTCAAGAACTATCTATATCTTCTCATGCTTCTAATAATAAGCAAAATGGTGTTGATATAATGAGACCCTCTTGCTCCAATGGACCAATGGATGGTGGTGGCAGCCTCCAGTTGAACTATAAGCTTGGCTCTTTCAATAAGAAAATGATGAACCGCTATTTTTCTTTTGGAGCACATGGCCAGGCTTTGGAAGATGCAAATAGCTGCACAAAGTCAAACCGCAGCTCTAAGAATTTTAGTTCTTTAGTTGCATAA
- the LOC106766706 gene encoding putative ABC transporter C family member 15 has product MVVLDAVLGTLNVAFLYAILIWVLVDSLRQSKRSRVPDGCFKRGPMFLAAFTVLSSAVISVMNMVLAFHQYSTTRVIGFNSVSLALNWVLATVVSFYSVRTRVREHKRFPLVLILWWVFSSLVDVLSLSVRVVKDFEALDFWFFLSEDNLVASFSFPLLVVLCFNVCRRERSDMEEGLLQIEEEFSMEEHNEEAFTNAGVWNKLIFRWLNPIFKMGRVKKLELSHIPPVPCSESAESASSMLEGSLRKQKLGEGSLAKAIADSIWKSLALNAVLAGVNTGASYIGPLLITNFVNFLLGNNGDSSVQYGLVLAFVFFLAKTVESLSQRQWYFGAQRIGIRVRAALMSLIYSNSLTMKSAGPTQGKIINLINVDVERIGDFCWYIHGVWLLPVQVILALVILYINLGYTPSFAAFGVTILVMVCNTPLANRQERLHSKIMEAKDSRIKMTSETMKNIRILKLHSWETSFLQKLLQLRETEKGWLQKYLYTCSAVATLFWTSPTLVSVVTFGACILVKTELTAATVLSALATFRILQEPIYNLPELISMIIQTKVSLDRIQEFLGEEDLNQFINRHTSKNSSVAIEINPGEYAWETHDQTHKKPTIQITRKLVIKKGQKVAVCGSVGSGKSSLLCCILGEIPLVSGALTKVYGTRSYVPQSPWIQSGTVRENILFGKQMNKEFYEDVLDGCALKQDINMWGDGDLNLVEERGINLSGGQKQRVQLARAVYNDSDIYFLDDPFSAVDAHTGTHLFKKCLMKLLYDKTVVYATHQLEFLESADLILVMKDGKIVESGRYKDLIACPNSELVQQMAAHQETVHQINPSQEEDFASYRPCPKNQIEVTRENIQDIMENWKRNKEEERETGRVKWSVYSTFVTSAYKGALVPVILLCQILFQVMQIGSNYWMSWATEQKGRVNNKQLMKIFVLLSSGGTIFILGRTVLMAAVAVETAQRLFHGMITSVFRAPVSFFDTTPSSRILSRSSTDQSTADTDIPYRLAGLVFALIQLLSIIVLMSQVAWQVILLFFVVLAISIWYQSYYITTARELARMVGIRKAPILHHFSESIAGAATIRCFNQEQLFLTKVNVLIDDYSRVAFYNFGTMEWLSVRINFLFNLVFYFVLVILVTLPRSTIDPSLAGLVATYGLNLNVLQAWVIWNLCNVENKMISVERILQFSNIPSEAPSIIKDCRPEQDWPKEGNVELHNLHIRYDPAAPMVLKGVTCVFPGQKKIGIVGRTGSGKSTLLQALFRVVEPLEGSILIDGVDISKIGLQDLRSKLGIIPQDPTLFLGTVRTNLDPLEQHADQELWEVLRKCHLAEIVRRDPRLLDAPVAENGENWSVGQRQLVCLARLLLKKRRILVLDEATASIDTATDNLIQKTIREETSGCTVITVAHRIPTVIDNDLVLVLDEGTIAEYDDPTKLLQTSSSSFSKLVSEFLRRSSQK; this is encoded by the exons ATGGTCGTGTTGGATGCTGTGCTGGGAACACTCAATGTGGCATTCCTTTATGCCATTTTGATATGGGTTTTGGTGGATAGCTTGAGACAAAGCAAGCGCAGCCGTGTTCCTGATGGGTGTTTCAAACGAGGACCAATGTTTTTGGCTGCGTTCACTGTTCTATCCTCTGCTGTTATATCTGTTATGAACATGGTTCTTGCTTTTCACCAATACAGCACCACAAGAGTAATAGGATTTAACTCTGTTTCATTGGCACTCAATTGGGTTTTGGCCACTGTGGTTTCGTTTTATTCAGTGAGGACCAGAGTGAGGGAGCATAAAAGGTTCCCTCTTGTGCTCATACTGTGGTGGGTTTTCTCTTCTCTCGTGGATGTGCTCTCTCTGTCTGTAAGGGTGGTCAAAGATTTCgaagcgttggacttttggtttTTCTTGTCAGAGGATAACTTAGTTGCTTCGTTTTCCTTTCCTTTGTTGGTGGTTCTTTGTTTCAATGTATGTAGAAGGGAGCGCAGTGATATGGAAGAGGGGTTGCTTCAGATCGAGGAGGAGTTTTCCATGGAGGAACACAATGAAGAGGCCTTCACTAATGCAGGTGTGTGGAACAAGCTTATCTTCCGTTGGTTGAACCCCATTTTCAAAATGGGCCGGGTTAAAAAGCTAGAACTTTCTCATATTCCTCCAGTTCCTTGTTCTGAATCGGCGGAAAGTGCTTCTTCCATGTTGGAAGGGTCACTTCGGAAACAGAAACTCGGAGAGGGCTCCTTGGCAAAAGCTATAGCCGATTCTATATGGAAGTCTTTGGCCTTGAACGCAGTTTTAGCtg GTGTTAACACAGGTGCCTCTTATATAGGTCCCTTGTTGATCacaaattttgtgaattttttattgGGCAATAATGGTGATTCAAGCGTCCAATATGGATTGGTTCTTGCATTTGTTTTCTTCCTCGCCAAGACCGTGGAGTCATTGAGTCAAAGACAATGGTATTTTGGTGCTCAACGAATTGGAATTCGGGTGCGTGCAGCTCTTATGTCTCTAATTTATAGCAACTCCCTAACGATGAAGAGTGCTGGACCAACGCAAGGTAAAATCATCAATCTGATTAATGTTGATGTTGAAAGAATTGGGGACTTCTGCTGGTACATTCATGGAGTTTGGTTGCTTCCAGTTCAGGTCATTTTGGCCTTGGTAATCTTGTACATCAATCTGGGTTATACCCCTTCTTTTGCTGCATTTGGTGTCACCATTTTGGTCATGGTGTGTAACACACCTTTGGCGAATAGGCAGGAAAGATTACACTCCAAAATCATGGAAGCTAAGGACTCAAGAATCAAAATGACATCAGAGACCATGAAGAacataagaattttaaaattgcaTTCGTGGGAGACCTCATTCTTGCAGAAACTCCTCCAACTTAGGGAAACTGAGAAGGGGTGGCTGCAGAAATACCTCTACACATGCTCAGCAGTTGCAACACTATTCTGGACATCGCCGACTTTAGTTTCTGTTGTTACCTTTGGTGCTTGTATACTGGTGAAAACAGAACTAACAGCCGCTACAGTACTCTCAGCTTTAGCAACTTTTCGTATTTTGCAAGAACCAATCTATAACTTACCTGAGCTTATCTCCATGATCATTCAAACAAAAGTCTCCCTTGATCGAATCCAGGAGTTCCTCGGGGAAGAGGATCTAAACCAATTCATAAATAGGCACACTTCAAAAAATTCATCAGTTGCTATTGAAATTAACCCGGGGGAATACGCATGGGAAACACACGATCAAACTCACAAGAAACCAACAATTCAAATTACAAGAAAGTTAGTGATAAAGAAAGGCCAGAAGGTAGCAGTTTGTGGGTCAGTGGGGTCTGGTAAATCAAGCTTGCTGTGCTGTATTCTTGGGGAGATTCCATTAGTATCTGGGGCTCTAACCAAAGTTTACGGGACTAGAAGTTATGTACCCCAAAGTCCTTGGATTCAGTCTGGAACCGTAAGAGAGAATATATTATTTGGCAAGCAAATGAACAAGGAGTTTTATGAAGATGTTTTGGATGGCTGTGCTTTGAAGCAAGACATCAATATGTGGGGTGATGGAGATTTGAACCTGGTGGAGGAGAGAGGCATAAACTTGAGTGGTGGGCAGAAACAGCGGGTTCAATTGGCAAGGGCTGTTTATAATGATTCAGATATTTATTTCCTTGATGATCCTTTTAGTGCTGTTGATGCTCATACTGGAACTCATTTGTTTAAG AAATGTCTCATGAAACTTTTATACGATAAAACGGTTGTTTATGCAACCCATCAACTGGAATTCTTGGAATCTGCAGACCTCATTTTG GTGATGAAAGATGGGAAAATAGTGGAGTCAGGAAGGTATAAAGATCTTATAGCATGTCCCAACTCTGAACTTGTTCAACAAATGGCCGCTCACCAAGAAACAGTACATCAAATAAACCCAAGCCAAGAAGAAGATTTTGCTAGCTACAGACCCTGcccaaaaaatcaaattgaagttACTCGAGAAAATATTCAAGATATCATGGAAAATTGGAAGAGAAacaaagaagaggaaagagagACGGGTCGAGTGAAATGGAGTGTTTACTCAACTTTTGTCACATCTGCTTATAAAGGAGCACTTGTTCCGGTTATTCTTCTCTGCCAGATCCTCTTTCAAGTAATGCAAATTGGAAGCAATTATTGGATGTCATGGGCCACAGAGCAGAAGGGCAGGGTCAACAACAAGCAgctaatgaaaatatttgttcttCTATCTTCTGGGGGCACCATCTTCATACTGGGAAGGACTGTTTTAATGGCAGCTGTTGCTGTGGAAACTGCTCAACGCCTTTTTCATGGAATGATCACATCAGTTTTCCGGGCACCTGtttcattttttgacaccacaCCTTCAAGCCGAATTCTGAGTAGG TCATCAACAGATCAAAGTACAGCTGACACAGACATACCATACAGATTGGCTGGACTAGTATTTGCACTGATACAGTTATTGAGTATCATTGTGCTAATGTCCCAAGTTGCCTGGCAAGTCATTCTCCTCTTTTTTGTGGTTCTTGCTATTTCCATCTGGTATCAG TCTTATTACATCACAACAGCCAGGGAACTGGCCCGGATGGTTGGGATTCGAAAGGCTCCAATCTTGCATCACTTCTCAGAATCAATTGCTGGGGCTGCCACAATCCGCTGTTTCAATCAAGAGCAACTATTCTTGACCAAGGTTAACGTTCTAATAGACGACTATTCTCGGGTAGCCTTTTACAATTTCGGCACCATGGAATGGTTGTCTGTACGAATCAATTTCCTCTTCAATTTggtcttttattttgttctcgTCATCTTGGTTACTCTTCCAAGGTCTACCATTGATCCAA GCTTGGCGGGTCTGGTAGCTACGTACGGTTTGAACTTGAATGTCCTCCAGGCTTGGGTGATATGGAACCTTTGCAATGTTGAGAACAAAATGATATCAGTTGAGAGAATATTGCAGTTCTCTAACATACCAAGTGAAGCACCCTCAATTATTAAAGATTGCAGGCCTGAACAAGATTGGCCAAAGGAAGGAAATGTTGAACTACATAACCTTCATATACGGTACGATCCCGCTGCTCCTATGGTACTCAAAGGCGTCACTTGTGTCTTCCCAGGACAAAAGAAAATTGGTATAGTAGGCAGGACAGGGAGTGGAAAATCTACTCTTTTGCAAGCCCTCTTTCGAGTGGTGGAGCCTTTGGAAGGAAGTATACTAATTGATGGTGTAGATATTTCCAAGATTGGTCTGCAAGATTTAAGATCTAAGCTTGGTATAATTCCTCAGGATCCAACCTTGTTTCTTGGTACTGTAAGGACTAACTTGGATCCTCTAGAACAACATGCAGATCAAGAACTTTGGGAG GTTCTCAGAAAGTGCCATCTTGCTGAAATAGTAAGGCGGGATCCAAGACTTCTTGATGCACCAG TGGCGGAGAATGGAGAAAATTGGAGTGTTGGACAAAGGCAGCTTGTTTGCCTTGCTAGGCTActactgaagaaaagaagaattttgGTACTGGATGAAGCTACAGCATCCATTGACACGGCAACTGACAATTTAATTCAGAAGACAATTAGGGAAGAAACAAGTGGATGTACAGTCATTACAGTAGCACATAGAATTCCAACAGTTATTGACAATGATTTAGTTTTGGTCCTTGATGAAG GGACAATTGCAGAGTACGATGACCCTACTAAATTGCTGCAGACCAGTTCTTCTTCGTTCTCAAAGTTGGTTTCAGAATTTTTGAGGAGATCATCTCAAAAGTAA